In Candidatus Nitrosotenuis uzonensis, one DNA window encodes the following:
- a CDS encoding transcriptional regulator — MARKAADSKDLKKDKKKDEKKAKSAKEKTPAKEEKKSAREEKKKKETKEEKKPKDKKKEKLAEESEKTLEEEMEEQLTDEEIENFQIDKVDMDKLTNKVCLFLSNYDDGIIQSELWKKFKLTSRDGSRLALKLERMGIITREKILENKRWTYVLKIKKTPVSTESIENAPCLVCPVEQKCSIDGEVSPRTCQWIEEWTIAELSKPKKKKEQ; from the coding sequence ATGGCAAGAAAAGCTGCGGATTCTAAAGATTTGAAAAAGGATAAGAAAAAAGACGAGAAAAAAGCAAAATCAGCAAAAGAAAAAACGCCAGCCAAGGAAGAAAAGAAATCTGCCAGAGAGGAGAAGAAAAAGAAGGAAACAAAAGAAGAGAAAAAACCCAAAGACAAGAAAAAAGAAAAGCTGGCAGAAGAGTCAGAAAAGACCCTTGAAGAGGAGATGGAAGAGCAGCTTACAGATGAGGAGATTGAAAACTTTCAGATCGACAAAGTCGATATGGATAAACTCACAAACAAAGTCTGCTTGTTTTTGTCAAATTATGATGACGGTATAATTCAGTCAGAATTGTGGAAAAAATTCAAGCTAACCAGCCGGGACGGCTCAAGACTTGCACTAAAGCTTGAGAGAATGGGAATAATCACACGTGAAAAGATTCTAGAAAACAAAAGATGGACGTACGTGCTCAAAATAAAAAAGACACCGGTCTCCACAGAATCAATTGAAAACGCTCCCTGCCTTGTATGTCCAGTGGAACAAAAGTGTAGCATTGACGGAGAGGTCAGCCCAAGAACA